A genomic region of Gadus macrocephalus chromosome 5, ASM3116895v1 contains the following coding sequences:
- the klc4 gene encoding kinesin light chain 4 translates to MREDMSTMVCVKEDEDPSGEDRMCQEEIISRTRQVIQGLDALKQEHHSILDGVLGTLRCLKQEEQAVLVEEKSLLIRKSLDMLELGLSEAQVMMALSGHLSSVESEKQKLRAQVRRLVQENQWLRDELANTQQKLQKSEQSVAQLEEEKKHLEFMNQLKKYDQDLSPSEEKDADSSKESLDDLFPDEQDDQSPGSKFSSFISSLLSFSSPLSSGLLLSVPIVSSPLLSSPLLSSPLLSSPLLSSPP, encoded by the exons ATGCGAGAGGACATGTCCACCATGGTGTGTGTGAAGGAGGACGAGGACCCCTCCGGGGAGGACAGGATGTGCCAGGAGGAGATCATCTCCCGGACgcggcaggtgatccagggccTGGACGCGCTGAAGCAGGAGCACCACTCCATCCTGGACGGGGTGCTGGGCACGCTGCGCTGCCtgaagcaggaggagcaggcggtgctggtggaggagaagtcGCTCCTCATCCGCAAGAGTCTGGACATGCTGGAGCTGGGGCTGAGCGAGGCGCAG gtgatGATGGCCCTGTCCGGCCACCTGAGCTCGGTGGAGTCGGAGAAGCAGAAGCTGCGTGCCCAGGTGCGGCGGCTGGTGCAGGAGAACCAGTGGCTGCGGGACGAGCTGGCCAACACGCAGCAGAAGCTGCAGAAGAGCGAGCAGAGCGtggcccagctggaggaggagaagaagcacCTGGAGTTCATGAACCAGCTCAAGAAGTACGACCAGGACCTGTCGCCCTCC gaggagaaggatgcaGACTCCAGTAAGGAGAGCCTGGATGATCTCTTCCCAGATGAGCAGGACGACCAAAGCCCAGGCAGTAAGTTCTCCtctttcatctcctctctcctctccttctcttctccacTAAGCTccggtctcctcctctctgtgcctattgtttcctctcctctcctctcctctcctctcctctcctctcctctcctctcctctcctctcctctcctctccaccctag